In Nocardia asteroides, the following proteins share a genomic window:
- a CDS encoding acyltransferase family protein, with product MRRGDLDGLRGVAIALVVAFHVWAGRVSGGVDVFLVLSGFFFTGAVVRGVERRGGVAAGATARRTLRRLLPSLVVVLAAIGVATVVLRPYTQLGETAAQTLSTMFYAQNWYLATAELDYLAPDPSVSPLQHLWSMSVQGQFYVLIVAVLAGWAWLRRRGAAGRPALLGALLALGLLSFWYATVGTAQHQAWTYYDSVARGWELLAGAALAVAAPWLRIPPRLRALAAAAGLLMVLACGPIFDGANQFPGVAALWPVAAACLVIASGFGAVSMSAWPNRMLAGRVCTELGAVAYPLYLWHWPILIFYLAESGRAHAGLVDGLIVIAVSLVLAYATTRWIETPLRLPSGGHERVAGRSRPAGLLVGALTVTVLVAAVGWQVVLRANPAVPPQALDTQRYPGAAALLSGAEYSPEPMRPTVFEGQADTPPPTTDGCITPNREVRTCIYGDPAGTRSIAVVGGSHSEHWIPALELLGAEYGIRVISYLKEGCPVTLADQPSYAEWPFPECHEWSQEVLDRLAAEPPDWVLTLSTRYRKDGLGDEVPGEYLEVWSALQDRGLNVLALRDTPRLRRDGVLYRATDCLAHRGTADSCGLDRADALADHDPATEPAAGYPNVYLLDLSDAVCRPQRCRVVEGNVLIYRDEHHLTASYARSLAPELGRQIGAITGWW from the coding sequence GTGCGCCGCGGTGACCTCGACGGATTACGCGGGGTCGCGATCGCGCTGGTCGTCGCGTTCCACGTGTGGGCGGGCCGGGTGTCCGGTGGCGTCGACGTGTTCCTGGTGCTGTCCGGGTTCTTCTTCACCGGCGCGGTGGTGCGCGGCGTCGAGCGCCGCGGTGGCGTCGCCGCCGGGGCCACCGCGCGCCGGACCCTGCGCAGGCTGCTGCCCTCACTGGTGGTGGTGCTGGCGGCGATCGGGGTCGCGACCGTCGTGCTGCGGCCCTACACCCAGCTCGGCGAGACCGCCGCGCAGACGCTGTCCACGATGTTCTACGCGCAGAACTGGTATCTGGCCACCGCGGAACTGGACTATCTGGCCCCCGACCCGTCGGTGAGTCCGCTGCAGCATCTGTGGTCGATGTCGGTGCAGGGGCAGTTCTACGTGCTGATCGTCGCGGTGCTGGCGGGCTGGGCGTGGCTGCGGCGGCGCGGCGCGGCCGGGCGGCCCGCGCTGCTCGGCGCGCTGCTCGCGCTGGGACTGCTCTCGTTCTGGTACGCCACGGTCGGCACCGCCCAGCATCAGGCCTGGACCTACTACGACAGCGTCGCGCGCGGCTGGGAGCTGCTGGCCGGTGCCGCGCTGGCGGTGGCCGCGCCCTGGCTGCGGATCCCGCCGCGGCTGCGCGCACTCGCCGCGGCGGCCGGGCTGCTCATGGTGCTCGCCTGTGGCCCGATCTTCGACGGCGCCAACCAGTTTCCGGGAGTCGCGGCGCTGTGGCCGGTGGCCGCGGCGTGCCTGGTGATCGCGTCCGGCTTCGGGGCCGTGTCGATGTCGGCCTGGCCGAACCGGATGCTGGCCGGGCGGGTGTGCACCGAACTCGGGGCGGTGGCCTACCCGCTGTATCTGTGGCACTGGCCGATCCTCATCTTCTACCTGGCCGAATCCGGCCGGGCGCACGCCGGACTCGTCGACGGGCTGATCGTGATCGCGGTCTCGCTGGTGCTGGCCTACGCCACCACCCGGTGGATCGAGACGCCGCTGCGGCTGCCCTCGGGCGGGCACGAGCGCGTCGCGGGCCGGTCGCGACCGGCCGGTCTGCTGGTCGGCGCGCTGACCGTCACCGTGCTGGTCGCCGCTGTCGGCTGGCAGGTGGTGCTGCGCGCCAATCCCGCCGTGCCGCCGCAGGCGCTGGACACCCAGCGCTATCCGGGCGCGGCCGCGCTGCTCTCGGGCGCCGAGTACTCACCGGAACCGATGCGGCCCACCGTGTTCGAAGGTCAGGCCGACACCCCGCCGCCGACCACCGACGGCTGCATCACCCCGAACCGCGAGGTCCGCACCTGTATCTACGGCGATCCGGCGGGCACCCGCTCGATCGCCGTGGTCGGCGGATCGCATTCCGAACACTGGATTCCGGCGCTGGAACTGCTCGGCGCCGAATACGGCATCCGGGTGATCTCCTACCTCAAGGAGGGTTGTCCGGTGACCCTCGCCGATCAGCCGTCCTACGCCGAGTGGCCGTTCCCGGAATGTCACGAGTGGTCGCAGGAGGTGCTCGACCGGCTCGCCGCCGAGCCACCGGACTGGGTGCTCACGCTGTCGACGCGCTACCGCAAGGACGGCCTGGGCGACGAGGTGCCCGGCGAATACCTCGAGGTGTGGTCGGCGCTGCAGGATCGCGGGCTGAATGTGCTCGCGCTGCGCGACACTCCGCGCCTGCGCCGCGACGGGGTGCTCTACCGCGCCACCGACTGCCTGGCTCATCGCGGCACCGCCGACAGCTGCGGCCTCGACCGCGCCGACGCGCTCGCCGATCACGACCCGGCCACCGAACCCGCGGCGGGCTATCCGAACGTCTACCTGCTCGATCTGTCCGACGCCGTCTGCCGTCCGCAGCGCTGCCGGGTGGTGGAGGGCAATGTGCTCATCTACCGCGACGAACACCACCTGACCGCCAGCTACGCGCGCTCGCTCGCCCCCGAACTGGGTCGCCAGATCGGCGCGATCACCGGCTGGTGGTAG
- a CDS encoding winged helix DNA-binding domain-containing protein codes for MPSIDTAQRRARLATRHRLAPSTRSADPAEIARSMVVLHATDPATVYLSVGARGTGLTPGDMERALYDERSLVRLLAMRRTMFVAPTELVPVLQSSCCDALAIKQRKAYGRYIELAGVVEGDIQAWLSEVEAETHAALLTRGAATGAQLSKDVPRLRTQIDTAPGKPYSKPTSITTWVLVVLGAEGRIVRGRPNGSWTSSQYTWSPAETWLPPDLSPVPAATARAELVRRWLYAFGPAPITDLKWWTGWTLGDVRKALADVDTVEVGLDDGTTGLILADDLAPVPAPEPWAALLPALDPTPMGWQSRDWFLGPHAPALFDRNGNIGPTVWADGRIVGGWAQRPDGEIVTRLLEDVGPDTEKLIDAEIDRTTTWFGDIRAIPRFRTPLQRELTA; via the coding sequence ATGCCTTCGATCGATACCGCGCAGCGCCGGGCCCGCCTGGCGACCAGGCATCGGCTCGCGCCGTCGACCCGTTCCGCCGACCCGGCCGAGATCGCGCGCTCGATGGTGGTGCTGCACGCGACCGACCCGGCCACGGTGTACCTGTCGGTCGGCGCGCGCGGCACCGGCCTCACTCCGGGCGACATGGAGCGGGCGCTCTACGACGAGCGCAGTCTGGTGCGGCTGCTCGCCATGCGGCGCACCATGTTCGTGGCGCCGACCGAACTGGTGCCGGTGTTGCAGTCGTCGTGTTGCGACGCGCTGGCGATCAAGCAGCGCAAGGCCTATGGCCGCTACATCGAGCTGGCCGGTGTCGTTGAGGGCGATATCCAGGCGTGGCTGTCGGAGGTCGAGGCCGAGACGCACGCCGCCCTGCTCACCCGTGGCGCGGCGACCGGCGCCCAGCTGAGCAAGGACGTGCCCCGCCTGCGCACCCAGATCGATACCGCGCCGGGCAAGCCGTATTCGAAACCGACCAGCATCACCACCTGGGTGCTGGTGGTGCTCGGCGCGGAGGGGCGGATCGTGCGCGGCCGTCCCAACGGCAGCTGGACCAGCAGCCAGTACACCTGGTCCCCCGCCGAAACCTGGCTTCCCCCAGACCTTTCCCCGGTTCCGGCGGCCACGGCCCGCGCCGAGCTGGTCCGCCGCTGGCTCTACGCCTTCGGCCCCGCGCCGATCACCGACCTCAAGTGGTGGACCGGCTGGACCCTCGGCGATGTCCGCAAGGCGCTGGCCGACGTGGACACCGTCGAGGTCGGCCTCGACGACGGCACCACCGGCCTGATCCTGGCCGACGACCTCGCCCCGGTCCCGGCCCCCGAACCCTGGGCCGCCCTCCTGCCCGCCCTCGACCCCACCCCCATGGGCTGGCAGTCCCGCGACTGGTTCCTCGGCCCGCACGCCCCGGCCCTCTTCGACCGCAACGGCAATATCGGCCCCACCGTCTGGGCCGACGGCCGCATCGTCGGTGGCTGGGCCCAGCGCCCCGACGGCGAGATCGTCACCCGCCTCCTCGAAGATGTCGGCCCCGACACCGAGAAACTGATCGACGCCGAAATCGACCGCACCACAACCTGGTTCGGCGACATCCGCGCCATCCCCCGTTTCCGCACGCCCCTCCAACGCGAACTCACCGCTTGA
- a CDS encoding phosphotransferase yields the protein MEFSQGWDSIAVLVDGRWVERRPRRPEVSDQLRRETRLMPWLAPRLPLAVPVPTVIGDSPLVVRHALVPGQAIEGPTAEHGREIGAFLRALHDSPAAEAVRRGVLSTTVTRNDREMTLRRFRAEVVPLLPADRRAPALAILDAAQDPPVDTVVHGDLGPEHILVDDDHVTGVIDFGDAHLGDAAVDLAWALYGAPPDFATAVAVTYGVTEPLRRRALLWHQLGPWHEVTYGADIADPETVRSGLAGVLDRLDLTAD from the coding sequence GTGGAGTTCTCGCAAGGGTGGGACAGTATCGCTGTCCTGGTCGACGGTCGCTGGGTCGAGCGCAGGCCGCGTCGTCCCGAGGTCTCCGACCAGCTCCGGCGTGAGACCCGGCTGATGCCGTGGCTGGCGCCGCGACTACCGCTGGCGGTGCCGGTTCCCACGGTGATCGGGGACTCCCCGCTGGTGGTGCGGCATGCGCTGGTACCCGGCCAGGCGATCGAGGGACCGACCGCCGAGCACGGTCGCGAGATCGGGGCCTTCCTTCGCGCGTTGCACGACAGCCCCGCCGCCGAAGCGGTACGCCGCGGAGTGCTGTCGACGACGGTGACCAGGAACGACCGGGAGATGACGCTTCGGCGATTTCGGGCCGAGGTCGTTCCCCTGCTGCCTGCCGATCGGCGAGCACCGGCGCTGGCGATCCTCGACGCCGCTCAGGATCCCCCCGTGGACACCGTGGTGCACGGCGACCTCGGTCCCGAGCACATCCTGGTGGACGACGACCACGTCACCGGCGTGATCGACTTCGGCGACGCCCACCTCGGCGACGCCGCCGTCGATCTGGCCTGGGCGTTGTACGGCGCACCGCCCGACTTCGCCACCGCCGTGGCCGTGACGTACGGCGTGACCGAGCCCCTACGTCGCCGTGCGCTGCTGTGGCACCAGCTCGGCCCCTGGCACGAGGTGACCTACGGGGCCGACATCGCCGACCCCGAGACGGTGCGCAGCGGACTCGCCGGCGTCCTCGACCGCCTGGACCTCACCGCCGACTGA
- a CDS encoding TAXI family TRAP transporter solute-binding subunit: MVRTLAAVAAVSAAATLLTACGGRQDAPTTDAGGAVTCEVTQDTRIGIATGNATGVYFALGNAYAEQISAATDGKIKATAAETGASVQNIQQVVGGTYQVGFSLADSAADAVAGKGSFTAAQPVRALARLYDNYTQVIVRSDAGINSLADLRGKRVSTGSPKSGTEVIAQRVLQAAGLNPDSDIAAQRLDLTKTVDGLKDGSIDAMFWSGGLPTPGITDLFTTARDKVRFLDITGVLPKLQEINPVYETAAIPAATYGLGADVPTIVVPNLLVVREDLDANLACVLTETLLARKPQLEQANPAAKGIDAATASKTAPVQLHRGAEVALG, from the coding sequence ATGGTCAGAACACTTGCCGCCGTGGCCGCGGTGTCGGCCGCGGCCACACTGCTCACCGCCTGCGGTGGACGCCAGGACGCCCCGACCACCGACGCGGGCGGCGCCGTGACATGTGAGGTCACGCAGGACACCAGGATCGGCATCGCCACCGGCAATGCCACCGGCGTCTACTTCGCGCTGGGCAACGCCTACGCCGAGCAGATTTCGGCCGCCACCGACGGCAAAATCAAGGCCACCGCCGCCGAGACCGGCGCCTCGGTGCAGAACATCCAGCAGGTCGTCGGCGGCACCTATCAGGTCGGGTTCTCGCTGGCCGACTCGGCGGCCGACGCCGTGGCGGGCAAGGGCAGCTTCACCGCTGCTCAGCCGGTGCGCGCGCTGGCCCGCCTCTACGACAACTACACCCAGGTGATCGTCCGATCCGATGCCGGGATCAACTCCCTGGCCGACCTGCGCGGCAAGCGGGTCTCCACCGGCTCCCCGAAATCGGGCACCGAGGTCATCGCCCAGCGGGTGCTGCAGGCCGCGGGCCTGAACCCCGACAGCGACATCGCCGCCCAGCGCCTCGATCTCACCAAGACCGTCGACGGCCTCAAAGACGGGTCGATCGATGCCATGTTCTGGTCCGGCGGCCTGCCGACGCCGGGCATCACCGACCTGTTCACCACCGCCAGGGACAAGGTCCGCTTCCTCGACATCACCGGCGTGCTGCCGAAGCTGCAGGAGATCAACCCGGTCTACGAGACCGCGGCCATCCCGGCCGCCACCTATGGGCTGGGCGCCGATGTGCCGACGATCGTGGTGCCCAACCTGCTCGTCGTGCGGGAAGACCTCGACGCGAACCTGGCCTGCGTGCTCACCGAGACCCTGCTCGCCCGCAAACCACAACTGGAACAGGCGAATCCGGCCGCGAAGGGCATCGACGCCGCCACCGCGAGCAAGACCGCCCCGGTCCAGCTGCACCGCGGGGCCGAGGTGGCGCTGGGCTGA
- a CDS encoding TRAP transporter permease: MSAAPPVVTSAELGVDDQERPARTLFGFPARLVGLVALGLAALALWQVFRPLPQGSQYYLVVFLAVALPLVFLSYRSGWGRLDKADGPAPLDWVLAALTLVVCLYPVLPFPIGAGGGGYDAFLDRQGMLAPVDVVFGAILLVLILEACRRTTGWILPLVCLVFLAYGYYGGLLPQSWAIAHAGLDVDQIVDALYNSGSGFYGTPLDVAASYIVLFTLYGAVLEFSGAARFFVDLSVSLFRRSHSAAGRTAVVSGFLLGTVSGSGTATAVSTGAVTWPILRRAGYRPEQAGGMLAAAGVGAILSPPTLGVAAFIVAEYLDVSYVTVLGWALIPTLLYYLGILLSVEIDARRIHAEGRAPADLADGPLPTPWWKLLGRFGYHFSSLILIVVLLLAGMSATRAVVYAMVLALILAVPDRILRARDARDDASDDKTGQGWSARAAGQFTLNALRALSLGMCAALPVIAVCAAAGVITAMTTKTGLGAQLASLLVRAGSVLSDDPAVVLATTAVLAAIALSLLGLAVPVTASFVIGWVIIGPALLDLHVAAPAAAMFVFYFSVLSEVTPPTALAAVGAAAVTGAQAMPTMWAALRYALPAFLVPLMFVLTDDGQHLLGRGALVDVLWVSAAACVGVAALAAATGGWLFGIGAVGPVPRALAAAAGLTLLYPNPAATVLGLGMLLTAVLAGVVDRRRRRTATP, encoded by the coding sequence ATGAGCGCAGCGCCACCGGTCGTGACCTCGGCCGAACTCGGCGTCGACGACCAGGAACGCCCGGCCCGCACCCTCTTCGGATTCCCGGCCCGGCTGGTCGGCCTCGTCGCGCTCGGGCTGGCGGCGCTGGCGCTGTGGCAGGTGTTCCGGCCGCTGCCGCAGGGCAGCCAGTACTACCTGGTCGTGTTCCTCGCCGTCGCGCTGCCGTTGGTGTTCCTCAGCTACCGCTCCGGTTGGGGCAGGCTCGACAAAGCCGACGGACCGGCGCCGCTGGACTGGGTGCTGGCGGCGCTGACGCTGGTCGTGTGCCTGTATCCGGTGCTGCCGTTCCCGATCGGCGCCGGGGGCGGCGGATACGACGCCTTCCTGGACCGGCAGGGGATGCTGGCCCCGGTCGACGTCGTCTTCGGTGCGATCCTGCTGGTGCTGATCCTGGAGGCCTGCCGCCGCACCACCGGGTGGATCCTGCCGCTGGTCTGCCTGGTGTTCCTCGCCTACGGGTATTACGGCGGACTCCTCCCGCAGAGCTGGGCCATCGCGCACGCGGGACTGGATGTCGACCAGATCGTGGACGCGCTGTACAACTCGGGCAGCGGTTTCTACGGCACCCCGCTGGATGTGGCGGCCAGCTATATCGTGCTGTTCACCCTCTACGGCGCCGTGCTCGAATTCTCTGGCGCCGCACGGTTCTTCGTGGATCTGTCGGTGTCGCTGTTCCGGCGCTCGCACAGCGCGGCGGGCCGCACCGCGGTGGTGTCGGGATTCCTGCTCGGCACCGTCTCCGGGTCGGGCACCGCGACCGCGGTGAGCACCGGCGCGGTCACCTGGCCGATCCTGCGCCGGGCCGGCTACCGGCCCGAACAGGCGGGCGGCATGCTCGCCGCGGCCGGGGTCGGGGCGATCCTGTCGCCGCCGACGCTGGGGGTGGCGGCCTTCATCGTCGCCGAATACCTGGACGTGTCCTATGTGACGGTGCTCGGCTGGGCGCTGATCCCGACGCTGCTCTACTACCTGGGCATCCTGCTGTCGGTGGAGATCGACGCCCGCAGGATTCACGCCGAGGGCCGTGCGCCCGCCGACCTCGCCGACGGCCCACTGCCCACGCCGTGGTGGAAACTGCTGGGCCGCTTCGGGTATCACTTCTCCTCGCTGATCCTGATCGTGGTGCTGCTGCTGGCCGGGATGAGCGCGACGCGCGCGGTGGTCTACGCGATGGTGCTGGCGCTGATCCTGGCCGTGCCCGACCGGATCCTGCGCGCGCGGGACGCCCGCGACGACGCGTCGGACGACAAGACCGGACAAGGATGGTCGGCGCGGGCAGCCGGGCAGTTCACGCTGAACGCCCTGCGCGCGTTGTCGCTCGGCATGTGCGCGGCCCTGCCGGTCATCGCCGTGTGCGCGGCGGCGGGCGTGATCACCGCGATGACCACTAAGACCGGCCTCGGTGCGCAACTGGCGTCCCTGCTGGTCCGGGCCGGGTCGGTGCTGTCGGACGATCCCGCCGTGGTGCTGGCGACCACCGCGGTGCTGGCGGCGATCGCGTTGTCGCTGCTCGGGCTGGCGGTGCCGGTGACCGCCTCGTTCGTGATCGGCTGGGTGATCATCGGGCCGGCCCTGCTCGACCTGCACGTCGCCGCGCCCGCGGCCGCGATGTTCGTCTTCTACTTCTCGGTGCTCTCGGAGGTGACCCCGCCGACCGCGCTGGCCGCCGTCGGCGCGGCCGCGGTCACCGGAGCCCAGGCCATGCCGACCATGTGGGCCGCGCTGCGCTACGCGCTGCCCGCGTTCCTGGTGCCGTTGATGTTCGTGCTCACCGACGACGGGCAGCATCTGCTCGGCCGCGGCGCCCTGGTCGACGTGCTGTGGGTGAGCGCGGCCGCCTGCGTCGGCGTCGCGGCGCTGGCGGCGGCCACCGGCGGCTGGCTGTTCGGGATCGGCGCGGTGGGACCGGTGCCGCGCGCGCTGGCCGCCGCGGCGGGCCTGACCCTGCTCTACCCGAATCCGGCCGCGACCGTCCTGGGCCTCGGGATGCTGCTCACCGCCGTGCTCGCGGGCGTGGTCGACCGGCGGCGACGCCGAACCGCCACACCATGA
- a CDS encoding arylamine N-acetyltransferase family protein translates to MTEPTQRADRWQGEELDLTAYLARIGYDGPLTPTVETLRALVAAHTTTIPFENLEILLGRGIPLDLATLQDKMVRRRRGGYCYENVGLFAAALERIGFGVTGLSGRVSMGSLDSGAIRPATHALLRVTTGDDDRVWICDVGFGAGPLAPFELVDAPGEFALGLWRFRLERRTGDLGTDLWVLHQFGRDGWQDRYSFTLNPQYRIDYAVGNHFVSTSPRSPFTTRPFLQRFVPGVHHVLDDLTLITEYPDGTSTVRELEPTELAKVAADVFDIDLDDTDAAVLARAPWRTD, encoded by the coding sequence GTGACCGAACCGACACAGCGGGCGGACCGCTGGCAGGGCGAAGAGCTGGACCTGACGGCCTACCTGGCCCGGATCGGCTACGACGGGCCGCTGACCCCGACGGTCGAGACCCTGCGGGCGCTGGTCGCCGCGCACACCACCACCATCCCGTTCGAGAACCTCGAGATCCTGCTCGGCCGCGGCATCCCGCTCGACCTGGCGACGCTGCAGGACAAGATGGTGCGCCGCCGTCGCGGCGGCTACTGCTACGAGAACGTCGGGCTGTTCGCCGCCGCGCTGGAACGCATCGGGTTCGGCGTCACCGGACTCAGCGGCCGGGTGAGCATGGGCTCGCTGGACTCCGGGGCGATCCGGCCCGCGACCCACGCGCTGCTGCGGGTCACCACCGGCGACGACGATCGGGTCTGGATCTGCGACGTCGGCTTCGGCGCCGGACCGCTCGCACCGTTCGAACTGGTCGACGCGCCCGGCGAATTCGCCCTCGGCCTGTGGCGATTCCGGCTCGAACGCCGCACCGGCGACCTCGGTACCGACCTGTGGGTCCTGCACCAGTTCGGCCGCGACGGCTGGCAGGACCGCTACAGCTTCACGCTGAACCCGCAGTACCGGATCGACTACGCGGTCGGCAATCATTTCGTGTCGACCTCGCCACGTTCGCCGTTCACCACCCGCCCGTTCCTGCAGCGGTTCGTCCCCGGCGTCCACCACGTGCTCGACGACCTGACCCTGATCACCGAGTACCCCGACGGCACCTCGACCGTGCGCGAACTCGAGCCCACCGAGCTGGCGAAAGTCGCGGCCGACGTGTTCGACATCGACCTCGACGACACCGACGCCGCGGTCCTGGCCCGCGCGCCCTGGCGCACCGACTAG
- a CDS encoding alpha/beta hydrolase family protein produces MTTGTLIGVPPSGAQPGCVPGVTVVPVALTVDGERATGRVYEPYRCVPGDLADDQLVVAVHGHGGSSADFAGYMTSLATTGGSPILLMDLRSADGRWRAGEWNLWAGWHDVVAATRWYRDTHPRIATTVLWGWSQGGITSGLAVAHGPAGLFDYWVDNYGPADDFTMWARGAEVSPALPRQIERDAGGCTPMICPLAYAERSPALLAERMSMRRAFLIHGTADTVIPFGASVELRSALAAAGKPFSFYTVVSGRDLTGAVVPGDHDIGPAFFEGGCVVLRLLAGAEPLAPAIGDYVVDVAAGVVTAPPTPAGAKCAA; encoded by the coding sequence ATGACGACCGGGACGCTGATCGGCGTACCGCCGTCCGGGGCGCAACCCGGGTGCGTGCCGGGCGTGACCGTGGTCCCGGTCGCCCTCACCGTCGACGGGGAACGGGCCACCGGCCGGGTCTACGAGCCGTACCGGTGCGTCCCCGGCGACCTGGCCGACGATCAGCTGGTGGTCGCGGTCCACGGGCACGGCGGCTCCTCGGCCGACTTCGCCGGGTACATGACCTCGCTCGCGACGACGGGCGGGTCCCCGATCCTGCTCATGGACCTGCGCAGCGCCGACGGCCGGTGGCGGGCGGGGGAGTGGAACCTGTGGGCGGGCTGGCACGACGTGGTCGCGGCGACCCGGTGGTACCGCGACACCCATCCCCGCATCGCGACCACCGTGCTGTGGGGCTGGAGCCAGGGCGGCATCACCAGCGGCCTCGCGGTGGCCCACGGACCCGCCGGCCTGTTCGACTACTGGGTCGACAACTACGGTCCCGCCGACGATTTCACGATGTGGGCGCGCGGCGCTGAGGTGAGCCCGGCCTTGCCGCGCCAGATCGAACGCGACGCGGGCGGCTGCACCCCGATGATCTGCCCGCTCGCCTACGCCGAACGCTCACCCGCGCTGCTGGCCGAGCGGATGAGCATGCGCCGGGCGTTCCTGATCCACGGCACCGCCGACACCGTCATCCCGTTCGGCGCCAGCGTCGAGCTGCGATCCGCGCTGGCCGCCGCGGGCAAGCCGTTCTCGTTCTACACCGTGGTCAGCGGCCGGGACCTGACCGGCGCCGTCGTGCCCGGCGACCACGACATCGGGCCGGCGTTCTTCGAAGGCGGCTGCGTGGTGCTGCGGCTGCTCGCCGGCGCCGAACCGCTCGCGCCGGCGATCGGCGACTACGTCGTCGACGTGGCCGCGGGCGTGGTCACCGCGCCGCCCACCCCGGCCGGCGCGAAATGCGCGGCGTGA
- a CDS encoding penicillin-binding transpeptidase domain-containing protein encodes MRISRKTPVLLAALALLPVACSSGPDQPQTVAEAFAAALSSGDAAAAAALTDAPERALPALTTLFDNLGRTDTVRVATAGDGAFTLESTWKLGPDGRNEWTYTSTGTAADTDGWKITWNPATVAPGLELGPLGYSPVYPKPARVLDSSGGDLMTQQVVTLVNLAPDADLPAVAGLLAAHGVTEATLRADLAAAQGKPVTAVALREADIAPVQQALTGVRGVTLAPQTRLLTVDKTLAGPTTAGLAELWQQQADKAAGWAVRAQTAEGTQRVAGPDASPTTDIASTVDIDLQNAAEAALTPLTQPAAIVALRPSTGEVLAVAQNAPADAQGPIALTGLYPPGSTFKTVTVSAALQAGGVTVDTVLPCPGRATIEGRTIPNDDGFDLGQVPLHTAFARSCNTTMAELGVRLPADGLTAAAAQLGLGVDYVTPGLTTVTGKVPSAPNPAQRVESSIGQGTVTASPFGMALVAASLAHGSAPAPSIVRGQPGTADRTAAPVPATVTSQIETMMAETVTAGTATALRDIPGLLGKTGTAEYLDDEHAHGWFVGIDGDLAFAVFVADAGSSGPAVEAAGRMLRAKR; translated from the coding sequence ATGCGCATCTCCCGCAAGACACCGGTCCTGCTCGCCGCGCTCGCCCTGCTGCCGGTCGCGTGTTCGTCCGGACCCGACCAGCCCCAGACCGTCGCCGAGGCCTTCGCCGCCGCCCTGAGCAGCGGTGACGCGGCCGCCGCCGCGGCCCTCACCGACGCACCCGAGCGCGCCCTGCCCGCGCTGACCACCCTGTTCGACAACCTCGGCCGCACCGACACCGTGCGCGTCGCCACCGCCGGAGACGGTGCGTTCACCCTCGAATCCACCTGGAAACTCGGCCCGGACGGCCGCAACGAGTGGACCTACACCAGCACCGGCACCGCCGCCGACACCGACGGCTGGAAGATCACCTGGAACCCGGCGACCGTCGCGCCCGGACTGGAACTGGGCCCCCTCGGCTACAGCCCGGTGTACCCGAAACCCGCCAGGGTGCTGGACAGTTCGGGCGGTGACCTGATGACCCAGCAGGTGGTGACGCTGGTGAACCTCGCCCCGGACGCCGACCTGCCCGCGGTGGCCGGGCTGCTCGCCGCGCACGGTGTCACCGAGGCCACGCTGCGCGCGGATCTGGCCGCGGCACAGGGCAAACCGGTCACCGCGGTCGCACTGCGCGAAGCCGACATCGCCCCCGTGCAGCAGGCGCTGACCGGCGTGCGCGGGGTGACGCTGGCCCCCCAGACCCGGCTGCTCACCGTCGACAAGACCCTGGCCGGCCCCACCACCGCCGGCCTGGCCGAACTGTGGCAGCAGCAAGCCGACAAGGCCGCGGGCTGGGCGGTGCGCGCGCAGACCGCCGAGGGCACCCAGCGCGTCGCCGGTCCCGACGCGAGCCCCACCACCGATATCGCCAGCACCGTCGACATCGACCTGCAGAACGCCGCCGAGGCCGCGCTGACCCCGCTGACCCAGCCCGCCGCGATCGTGGCGCTGCGCCCGTCGACGGGGGAGGTGCTCGCCGTCGCCCAGAACGCGCCGGCCGACGCGCAGGGCCCGATCGCGCTGACCGGCCTCTACCCGCCGGGATCGACCTTCAAGACGGTCACCGTCTCGGCCGCGCTGCAGGCGGGCGGCGTCACCGTCGACACCGTGCTGCCGTGCCCCGGCCGCGCCACGATCGAGGGCCGCACCATCCCCAACGACGACGGCTTCGATCTCGGGCAAGTGCCGCTGCACACCGCGTTCGCGCGCTCGTGCAACACCACGATGGCCGAACTGGGGGTGCGGCTGCCCGCCGACGGGCTCACCGCGGCCGCCGCGCAGCTGGGTCTGGGCGTGGATTATGTGACACCCGGGTTGACGACCGTCACCGGGAAGGTTCCGTCCGCGCCGAACCCGGCCCAGCGGGTCGAGTCGAGCATCGGGCAGGGCACGGTCACCGCGTCGCCGTTCGGGATGGCGCTCGTCGCGGCCTCGCTCGCGCACGGCTCGGCGCCGGCGCCGTCGATCGTGCGCGGGCAGCCCGGCACCGCCGACCGGACCGCCGCGCCGGTGCCCGCGACCGTGACGTCGCAGATAGAGACCATGATGGCCGAGACCGTGACCGCGGGCACCGCCACCGCGCTGCGCGACATCCCGGGTCTGCTCGGCAAGACCGGCACCGCCGAATACCTCGACGACGAGCACGCGCACGGCTGGTTCGTCGGCATCGACGGCGACCTCGCGTTCGCCGTCTTCGTCGCCGACGCGGGCAGCTCCGGGCCCGCCGTGGAGGCCGCGGGACGCATGTTGCGAGCCAAACGATGA